The DNA segment TCTCTAAGCTTCTGCGTTTTTTCTCTCTTGATACGTTATTTAAGAATACCGGTATCTTCATCATACGGCGCATGCGCTTCGGATTCGTCACGAGGCGGTAAAGCCACTCAAGGCCCATGCGCGACATCCATGCAGGCGCGCGCTTTACATTCCCCGCAAATATATCCATGCTGCCGCCGAGTCCTATCATGACCTTGGCGCATGTATCTTTAAGATGCCTCTTAATAAATATCTCCTGTTTCGGCGCGCCCAGGCAAACAAAGCAAATATCGGCCTCGCATTCGTTTATCTTGTTAACGATGCGCTCCTCGTCGGAAAAGTATCCGTCGTTAGTGCCGCAGATATCAATGCGCGGATATTTGTTTTTTATATTCTCTGCGGCTCTTTCGGCAATGCCCGGCGCCGCTCCGAGAAGGAAGAGACGATATTCGCCCGTTTCTATATATCTTAAAAGGTTCGTCGCAAGCTCAAACCCCGGCACCCTCCCTTTTAACGGAGTTCCTAGCATTTTTGCGGCATATATTACGCCTATGCCGTCAGCTACCGTAAGTGAAGCGGAGTTTATCACTTCCATAACGGAAGGATCGTCTACGCAAAGCTGAACGATCTCGGGATTTGGCGTTACGATCATGTCCGTCTCGTTGTTTTTAAGCAGGCGTAAAACCTCCATGATGGCCTCGTCCATTGTTACATTATCGAATTTTACGCCTAAAATATCGACCTTTTCCATTTTGTCCTCCGAAGGGAATGTATATAAGTAAGTATACGCAGCGTATAAGTCTTTAAAGTCAACAGCATCCGTATTATAATCAATGTATTGTATCATATATGCAAAAATTTTTCAAGCAAAATCGACTCAATGCCTAAATACGGCATTTTTTTGATAATATGCAGCGTGTTTTTGTCCCTGCAATTTGACATATACGCAAACATTTTCAAAACGAACGCGCTTTTTTCACTCCGTCTTCACAAGACCGCCATATTTGCAGGCTACAATGTAATCACAACAGACAAGGAGGTAATCCAAAATGAAAAAACATCTGCCTGTAAAAATAATGTCAATGATACTTGCAGTCGTGTTCCTTCTCGCCATGCTGGCGGGCTGCCAGGTCTCGAATTCTGACGATGGCAGCAGCGAAAAATACGTAAACCCCGACGTCACCGCAGACGTCACTTATACGTTCACGAACTCGGGCGTGACCGCAGACTCGGGCGGCGGCGACAGCATAAAGGGCACGAGCGTAATAATAACCTCTCCCGGCACTTACGCCTTCACGGGAGAGTGCTCCGACGGATACATCCTCGTGACTGAGGGCTCGGGCGACGTTACGCTTATTCTGAACGGACTTGATCTTACTTACGGCGAGGGAGCGCCCATAAAAGCGGAGGGCAGCGATTCCAATGTGACCATCACCCTTGCGGAGGGGACCCAAAACTCGGTCTCCGATACAGACCGCAGCGAAGAAAAACCGAAATCGGCCGTAAATTCCGACGGCGACCTTACGATAAACGGCACGGGCGCGCTCACGGTGACCGGCAATAATAAAAACGGCATAAAGGCCGACGGCAGCCTTACGATAGAAGACGCAAGCGTTACCGTAATAAGCACGGACGACGGCATATGCGCCGACAGTGCGCTTACGATAAACTCCGGTAATATCGACATAACAAGCGGCGGCGATGCGATAAAATCCTCGCCAGACGCGGTAAGCGACACGACCCCCGCAATAATAACCGTAAACGGCGGCAATATCACACTTAACGCAAAGGGCGATGCAATAACGTCCGACGGCGAGATCATCGTAAACGGCGGCAGCTTCAACGTCACCACGGAAAGCAGCGGCGAAAGCGACAGCCAAAAGGCGTTCAAATCGGCCGGTACTATAACGGTAAACGGCGGCGATTTCAATATCAACGCCGCAGACGACGCTTTCCACAGCGACACATACGTATATATCCTGGGCGGAAATATGACGATAAACTCGGCTGACGACGCGTTCCACGCCGACACCTCGCTTATAATAGGGACCCTGGGCGGCAGCGATGACGATATAAACATAAATATCGAAAGCAGTCTTGAAGGTCTCGAGGGAGGTACAGTATACGTATATTCCGGCAATATCGATATAACGGCCTCAGACGACGGAATAAACGCCGCGGGAGGCGACGGGGGCTCGGGCGGCGACACATTCAATCCCGGCGGAGGCGGCGGTATGGGCCCCGGCGTTATGGGAGGACGCGGCGGTCACGGTATGCATGGAAATATGTCCGGCGATATGTCGAGCGATGCTTTCGGCGAACGCCCCGAAAGGCCGTCCGGCAACACAGACGGAGACTTCCCCGGCGAACCTCCCGAAGGCTTTGACGGCAATATGGACGGCGACTTCCCGAGCGAACCGCCCGAAGGCTTTGACGGCGAACTGCCGGACGAAGCTTTTGACACGGCGTCGGCCAACGCAGGCTTTACCGTTCCCGAATCAAACGGCGAAGACTACGCCGTACATATCTACGGCGGCAATATCACGGTAAACTGCAAAGGCGACGGCATTGATTCAAACGGCAATATATACGTTTATGGCGGTACGACTCTCGTTTATGCAAGCGAAGACGGCGGCAACGGCGCGATAGATTACGGAGACGTAAACTCAAGCCTCACCGTGACGGGCGGCACTCTTCTGGCTGTAGGCAACGCGCAAATGGCGCAGGGGCCGGGCGCGCAGAGCACACAGCAAAGCGTTACGTTCATGCTTTCGACGAATTTAAGTTCGGGCGACGACGTCACGATAACGGACGAGAGCGGCAATACGGTATTTGAGTTTGAGTCGGTAAAACGCGCAGATCATATCGTATTCACCTCGGAAGACATATCTTCGGGAACGTACACCTTATATGTAAACGGCAGCGCCGTTTCAACGTGCGAGGCTAACTGAATACCGGATCCTAAAAGAGTCGGGGGTAAAACGGCCCCCGGCTCTTTTTATTCCCGTGCCTGTTTTAAAAACGGCGTAAAAGCCTTGACTTATACGTTTAATTAAGTATAATGTTTATTACTGTCCGAAAAAGCGCGTCTTTTTCGGACAAATATTGTTTTGCGAGTGATTTCAAAAAATGGAAAAACCCAAGAAAACCAAGGGGTCGGGCAATTTTTCGGGACAGCTCGGCTTCGTTCTAGCGGCTGCGGGCAGCGCCGTGGGCGTCGGCAACCTGTGGAGGTTCCCCTATCTTGCCGCAAAAGACGGCGGCGGTCTTTTTATAATCGTATATCTCGTTTTGGTGCTTACGTTCGGCTTTACGCTGCTCACGTCGGATATAGCGGTAGGACGCAGAACGAAAAAAAGCTCCATACACGCCTATGCCGAGATGCATCCTAAGTGGAAATTTTTAGGTGTGCTCACGTTTCTTGTGCCCGTTATCATAATGACGTACTATGCCGTTATAGGCGGCTGGATAACGAAGTATTTTACCGTTTACGTCACCGGCATGGCCGAAGCTGCGGCGGAAGACGGCTTTTTCGTATCGTTCATCACCTCGCCTGTCTCCCCCGTTTTCTTCGCGCTTATCTTTATGGCATTCACCTCCGTCATAGTCTACAACGGCGTTGAAGGCGGCATAGAAAAGGTATCTAAATTCATCATGCCCGTTCTGCTCGTTATGATAATCGGCATAACCGTCTTCGTGCTCACTATCAGCCATACGGACGGCTCCGGCGTTACTAGAACGGGACTTGAGGGACTTTTGGTATATTTTAAGCCAAACTTTGACGGCGTTACTCCGGGACGCTTTTTGCAGATACTTCTAGATGCAATGAGTCAGCTCTTCTTCTCGCTGAGCGTTTCGATGGGCATAATGATAACTTACGGCTCATACGTAAAGCCGGAGGTAAATTTAAATAAGTCGATAAATCAGATAGAAGTTGTCGATACGGGCGTTGCGCTGCTTGCGGGCGCGATGCTCGTCCCCGCCGTATATGTATTCTCAGGCGTTGAGGGCATGAGCGTGGGCCCGTCCCTTATGTTCGTTTCGCTGCCCAAGGTGTTTTCGTCGATGGGCGCGGCAGGACCCGTTATAGGCGGCGTATTCTTCATCATGGCGGCGTTTGCGGCGCTGACCTCGTGCATATCCGTGCTCGAACCTATCGTTGCGAACTGTATGGAGATCTTCAAGTCAACGCGAAAAAAGACGACGCTCGTGCTTACCGTGATATATATGGCGGCGTCCGCCGTTATCGTTTTGGGCTACAGCATATTCTACTTCGAGGTTAAGCTGCCGAACGGCTCGACGGGTCAGCTCCTCGACATAATGGACTACGTAAGCAACAACTTTATGATGCCGTTCGTCTCGCTTCTGTCGTGCATACTCATAGGCTGGGTAGTGGGGCCGCAATGGATAATAGACGAGGTGGAGTCGAGCGGACACAAGTTCACGCGCAAGGCTCTTTACCGCGTTATGATAAAATACGTCGCTCCGATAATGATGTTCGTGCTGTTTTTGCAGTCTACGGGAGTTTTGGGGCTCGTAATAAAGTAGATCGTTCGCGGCGCGCTCCCGCAAAATCGCGGGGGCGCGTTTTTTGTTTTAAAGATTTATAATTATTGACAATTCGTTCGTTTAATGTTATATTCTGAAATTGGTAAATATATCTTTACTGTTTTACGGGGTGTTTTATGGCCGAAAAATTCAAGCTGACTAAAAAAATGTTCATATCGCTCGTCGTAGTTATAATAGGCTCGTTCATGTCTTCTTTAAGCTCGACTATAGTAACGCCTGCGCTTCCGAGCATTATATCCACCTTCGATATAACGGCTGCGGACGCTGGGTGGCTCACGACCGTATATCTTCTCGTTATGGGAATAATGGTGCCCGTTACGGCGTATCTCATAACGCGCTTCTCGACAAAGCTGCTTTTCTGCATCTCCATGGTATGCTTCGCCGTAGGAACGGCGCTCGCCGCAATATCGCCCGCATTCTGGGTGCTTATCGCGGGCCGAGTCGTGCAGTCGCTCGGAAGCGGCATACTCGTGCCGCTCGTTACCACGATGATACTTTGGATGTTCCCCAAAGAGCGGCGCGGAGGCGCGATGGGCACGATAGGTCTTATCGTCGGCGCCGCGCCCATAGTAGGTCCCGCGCTTTCCGGCTGGATGACCGATATGTGGGGCTGGCGCTCCATTTTTGCCGCCATAATACCTATCGCCGTAATAGATATCGTGCTCGCGCTTTTCTTCCTTGAAAATCAGACGACTCCCAGAAAGGCTTCGCTTGACAAGCTCTCGCTCCTTCTTTCGACCGTGGGCTTTTTTGCTGTTCTCTACGCCTTCGGATCGGTATCTAATATGGGTTGGACAAATCCCATAGTCATAATATGCACGATAGTCGGCGTTATAGCGGTAATTGCAATGTTCCGCCGTCAGACAAGGCTTTCGGAACCGTTTCTCGATGTGAGGACGTTAAAGAGCGTGCCGTTTCTTATTGGCACGATACTTTCGATGATAGTATTCGCCGCGCTTCTGTTCGCGGGAGTGCTGATACCTATATTCCTTCAGAACGTATCGGGCTACAGCGCGACGCAGTCGGGACTTATCCAAGTGCCGGGCGCAGCCGTCATGGCGGCAATGAACCCGATAAGCGGTATTATCCTCGATAAAAAAGGTCCTCGCGGTCTTAGCATCGCAGGCTTTACCTTCATGGTGATCGGCACGATATTCTTTGTTGTATGCACACCTCAAACGCATGTGGCGCTCATATGCACGATGTTCTCACTTCGCGCCGTCGGCATCGCGTTCATACTTATGCCCCTCACGACGTGGGGTATGAACTCGCTTGAAAACAAGGTGCTTGCCCACGCTACCGCGATAAACAATACGTTAAGACAGGTCGCAGGCTCGCTTGGAACTGCCGTTTTCGTGACCGTGTACTCCATAAGTACTCAGAATTCGATGGCTTTGGGTCCGATAGATGCTCAGATGCACGGCTTCCACGTTGCATTCCTAAGCTCGATGATCTTAATGATAGTCGGTCTCGTGCTGTGCTTAATCTTCGTTAAGGATAACAGGGGCAAAAAGAAGCTCCCCGCGGGCGAAAGGGCAGGCGCGCTGCCCGACGCCGACAAAACAGCCCTGCCCGAGGGCGAAAAATCATAAACATATAGATAACTGTGCTGTTTATGAAATAAATCTCCCCGTATAAAACAGATAAAAAGACGCTTCCGAAGGGACTTTCGTCCCCATGAAAGCGTCTTTCTTTTATGCACATTTTTAAAAGAGCTCTTTTGCTATAGCCCAATTATTATTTTAACTCCATTATCCTTTTTACGGCTTTTTTAACGTTATCGCGGTCGCCGAAGGCCGTAAGGCGAAAATATCCCTCTCCGTTCTTTCCGAAACCGGCGCCCGGCGTTCCCACTACGTCGGCCTCTCTTAAAAGATGATCGAAATATTCCCACGAGGTCATCCCGTCGGGACATTTAAGCCAGATATACGGCGAATGTACTCCGCCCGAAAACTCTACGCCCGCGCTACAAAGCGCATCCGCAATTATACGCGCGTTTTCTTTATAATATGCGATGCTTTCCTTTATCTCACGCTGCCCCGCTTCGGTAAACACGGCTTCTGCGCCGCGCTGCACGATATAGGGCACGCCGTTAAATTTAGTTGTCTGACGTCTTAACCACATCTTCATAAGCGACTTTCCGCCGCGCAAAAGAGTATTCGGCACTACAGTATACCCGCATCGCGTACCCGTAAATCCCGCCGTCTTCGAAAGCGAGCATATCTCCACGGCGCAGGTGCGAGCGCCCTCTATCTCGTATATCGAATGAGGCAGGCTGTCATCTGATATGAACGCCTCATATGCCGCGTCGAAAAGAATCACCGCATCGCAGGCGTTGGCCCAATCCACCCACTTTTTAAGACCCTCGCGCGTATATACCGCGCCGGTGGGATTATTTGGCGAGCAGATGTATACTATATCTCCGCGCAGAGAATCGTCGGGCAGCGGCAAAAAATTATTCTTGGCGTCAGCGTTAAGAAAAGCAATATTGCGTCCCGCCATGATATTGGTGTCTACATATACGGGATATACGGGATCGGGTATGAGCGCCGTATTGTCCGCGCCGAAGAGATCCAGCATATTGCCGAGATCGCTCTTCGCGCCGTCCGAGATGAAGATCTCCGAAACATCGAGAAAAACGCCGCGTCTTTTATAATACCCTGCTATTGCCTCTCTTAAAAAAGGGTAGCCCTGCTCGTCGCCGTAGCCGTGAAACGTCTCTTTATTTCCCATTTCAAGCGAAGCTTTCACCATAGCGTTGACCGCGCTTTTACAAAGCGGCAGCGTAACGTCGCCTATGCCCAATCTTATTATGTCGGCTTCGGGATGCTTTTCTTTATACTCTCTCACCTTTCTTGCAATGTCGGAAAAGAGATAGTTTTCTTTAAGGTCGTTATAGTTTTCGTTTATCCTCACGGCTTCTGTATTCCTCCATAACGAACTATGGGCTCGAGCTTATGAAGGCTTCTGTTATGATAACGCTCTATAATTGCACGGTCCTTGTCGTTTGCTTCTCCCGTCGTTATGAACTTGTCTATCGCCGCATATGTCACGCCCATGTCCTTCTCGTCGGTCTGACCGTCGTAAAGTCCCGCAGAGGGCGCCTTTTCGATTATCGAAAGCGGAGCCTCGAGATATCTTAAAAACTCGAACACCTCGGTCGCAGTCAGATCGAATATAACGTTGAAGTCATGCGCGCCGTCACCCCACTTCGTAAAATAGCCCATATACGCCTCGCTTCTGTTGCCCGTTCCGGCAACGAGCCTGCCCTCCGACTGGCCTATCGCGTAAAGCGTTGCCATGCGAAGACGCGGCGCAATGTTCGATATCGCCTCCGGCGAAAGCGTGCTCACCTTCGACGCGCTCTTTATTATCTCCTCGCGCGCCGCCGTCAGATCGACAGTACGGTTCTCAATACTAAACTTCTTCGCAACGGCGTTCGCGTCGTCGGTATCGCTGCCGTAATTTTGCTTTGACGCACACGGCATTATTATGCCTACGGTATTCTCACACGCCATCTTGCAGATTATACCCACAAGCGCCGAATCCTTTCCTCCGGAATTTCCGAATACTATACCCTTTGCTCCCGTTTTCTTTAAAAGGTCGCGTACAAACTGTATGCGGTTCTCAAGCTCAGCCTTATAGTCGCGCATAATATCTCTCCTTACGTTATTTTTTTATATCTCCGTTGTTCCCTCAAATACCTTTTTCGCGTCGCCCGTCATATATACGGCCTCGTCGGTGTATCGGATATGAAGCTCGCCGCCCAAAAGTATCACTCTTATGTCGCGTTCCTTGTCGCAGTGTCCGTTTAAAACAGCTGCAACTGCCGCCGCGCACGCGCCTGTACCGCAGGCAAGCGTTTCGCCGCTGCCGCGCTCCCATACTCGCATCTTTAATACGTTGTCGCCCGCTATCTGGATAAATTCAGTATTCACACGCTCCGGAAACAGCGTGTCATACTCAAATTTTGGGCCTATCTTTTCAAGATCCAGCCTCTCAACATCATCTGCGAACACCACGCAGTGAGGATTGCCCATTGAAACGCATGTTATGTCATACGGTGTGCCGCCGATTATAACGTGACGGCCTACAACGCTTTCTCCGTCCAAAAGCACAGGTATCTTTTCGGGCGAAAGCTCGGCGCGTCCCATATCCACTACTGCTTTCATTACGCGGTCGTTCTGCGTTATCACTCTTATCTTCTTTATACCGGCAAGCGTCTCTATCGTCATCTCGCTTTTATAAACGCGCTTTGTGTCGTAAAGATACTTTGCAACGCAGCGTATGGCGTTTCCGCACATTTCACCCTCGCTCCCGTCAAGATTGAACATGCGCATGCGCGCGTCGGCAACTTCTGACGGGCAAATAAGCACTATTCCGTCTCCGCCTATTCCGAAATGGCGGTCCGAGAGCAAAACTGACAGCGATTCCGGCGACTCTATCGTTCTTTCAAAGCAATCGATATATATATAGTCGTTTCCCGCGCCGTGCATTTTTATGAAATCAAGCCTCATCTTCTCGCTCCTCATATTGTTTATGTCTATAAGTTCAGTATTTATCTCGCTGTAGCGGCTCATAAGGCTTTCGGCTACGGCGTTGGCAGTATCTATCGACGTAAGGCACGGTATGCGGAGCTGGCTTGCACGCCGCCTTATCTTTACGCTGTCAAGCTGCGGATTTCTGCCCTTTGCCGAAGTCGAGATAATGTAATTTATCTTACCGCTCTCTATCAGCGTCATGGTGTTCTCGTCGCGCCGCTCGTGTATCTTCTGCACGGCGGTGACCGAAAAGCCCGCGCGTGAAAGCACCTTTGCCGTACCCTCGGTCGCGTAAAGCTCAAATCCCATATCGGCAAATTTCTCCGCGACGTCGACTATTTCGAGCTTGTCGGACGTGCGCACCGTGATAAATACGCCGCCCGCCTTCTTCATCGGATAGCCTGCCGCAACAAGTCCTTTGTAAAGCGCTTCCTTAAGATTCTTGCCTATGCCCAAAACCTCGCCCGTTGATTTCATCTCGGGGCCTAACTGAGTGTCAACGTCCGTAAGCTTCTCAAACGAAAATACGGGCACCTTTACCGCAGTGAACGGCGAAATTTTATATATCCCCGTGCCGTAGCCCAGATCTCTTAGCTTCATGCCGAGCGACGTCTTTACCGCAAGGTCGCACATCGGCACGCCCGTTACCTTGCTCAGATACGGAACGGTGCGCGAAGCGCGCGGATTTACCTCTATCACGTAAATATCGTCCGGCGCAACTATGTACTGTATATTCGCAAGACCGGATACGTTCAGTCCGGCGCAGAGGTCGCGCGTTATTTTAAGCACCTTTGCCGCCGTCGCGTCGTCAATAGAGGGAGGCGGATATACTGCTATCGAGTCGCCCGAATGTATGCCCGTGCGCTCGACATGCTCCATAATGCCGGGTATGAGTATGTCGTCGCCGTCGCATATCGCGTCCACCTCGATCTCGATGCCGCTTAAATATTTGTCGATAAGCACGGGATTATCCTCATTGTGGCGCAGGATTATCTCCATATATTCTTCGATATCGCGGTCGCCGAAGGCGATTATCATGTTCTGACCGCCGAGCACATACGATGGGCGCATGAGCACGGGATATCCGAGATCTGCCGCCGCCGCAAGCGCCTCCTCGGTCGTCATTACCGTATGTCCGCGCGGACGCTTTATCGAAAGGCGCTCCAAAAGCTCGTCGAAGCGCTCCCTGTCCTCCGCCATATCTATCGTATCGGCTGACGAGCCGATTATCGGCACGTTGTTTTCTTTGAGCGTCTTTGTAAGCTTTATCGCCGTGCCGCCGCCGAATGCTACGATGACTCCCACGGGCTTAACAAGGTTTATTATGTGCATGACGTCCTCGGGGCAGAGCGGCTCGAAAAAGAGCTTGTCGGCCGTGTCGAAGTCGGTCGACACCGTTTCGGGGTTGTTGTTTATTATTATTACCTCGTAGCCCAGCGCTTTCAGCGTATGCACGCAGTGTACCGAAGCATAGTCAAACTCTATGCCCTGTCCTATCCTTATGGGTCCGGAGCCCAAAACGAGCACCTTTTTCTTTTCATCGCTTTTTAAGAATTCTCCGGCCTCGTTTAAGCCGCCGGAAGCCGGCGTGTCGAACGTCTGGTAAAAATACGGCGTTTCGGCCTTGAATTCTCCCGCGCACGTATCTACCATACGATACGTAGGCTCCAAAGAAAAGCCGAAGTCCGCGCCGCTTATGCGCTTTATAGCCGCGTCGGTGTAGCCCAGCTTCTTTCCGCGTATATACTGCTCCTCGTTTACGGCTCCGCGTATCTCCTTTTCAAAATTGCAAAGCTTTAAAAGCTTATATAAAAACCAGTTGTCGATCATCGTGACGCGATGTATCTCATCGGGCGTATATCCGCGCTTCAGCGCCTCGAACACGGCGAAAAGCCGCTCGTCGGTAGCGTTATGCATAAGCGTTATAAGCTCATCATCCGAAAGCTTCGTCATCGTATCAAGATTTAAAGTATCAAGCGATATCTCCGCGCCGCGCACGGCCTTCATTATCGCCGCTTCAAACGTGTCGGCAATGGACATGACCTCGCCCGTGGCCTTCATCTGCGTGCCAAGCTCTCGCTTTGCGTATACGAATTTGTCAAACGGCCACTTTGGAAATTTTACGGCCACATAGTCCAAGGCGGGCTCGAACGCCGCGTAAGTCTTGCCCGTAACGGCATTCTTTATCTCGTCGAGCGTATATCCTATGGCTATCTTCGTTGCGACCTTCGCAATAGGATAGCCCGTAGCCTTTGACGCAAGCGCCGACGAACGCGATACGCGCGGATTTACCTCTATCACGGCGTATTCAAAGCTCGTCGGATGGAGCGCAAACTGGCAGTTGCAGCCGCCCTCGACGCCGAGCGCGTCGATTATTTTAAGCGCTGCGCTTCGAAGCATCTGATACTCCTTATCGGAAAGAGTGACCGCCGGAGCTATAACGATGCTGTCGCCCGTATGGATGCCTACAGGGTCGAAATTCTCCATGGAGCAAACAGTTATCACGTTGCCCATTGAGTCGCGCATCACCTCGAACTCTATCTCTTTCCATCCCGCTATGCACTTTTCGACGAGTATCTGATGTATCGGCGACACCTCGAGGCCGGTAGACGCTATATCGAAAAGCTGCGTCTCGTCGTTTGCGATACCGCCGCCGCTCCCCCCCAGCGTAAAGGCGGGGCGAACTATTACGGGATATCCTATGGTCTGCGCAAATTTAAGCGCCGCCGATGCGGAGGATACCACTTCCGACGGTATCAGCGGCTGGCCTATCGCCTCCATCGTATCTTTAAAGAGCTGACGGTCCTCGGCACGGTCTATCGTTTCGGGCGACGCGCCCAGAAGCTTTACGCCGTGCGCCGTGAGGAAGCCCTCTTTGGCAAGCTGCATACAAAGCGTAAGTCCCGTCTGTCCGCCGAGTCCCGAAAGTATCGAGTCGGGCTTTTCCTTCATTATTATGCGCTTTACCGTCGTAAGGGTGAGCGGCTCTATATATACCTTGTCGGCCATGGCTTTATCTGTCATTATCGTAGCCGGGTTGGAGTTTACGAGCACTATCTCTATGCCGTCTTCCCTAAGCGCCCTAAGCGCCTGAGTGCCTGCGTAGTCGAACTCCGCCGCCTGACCTATAACTATCGGGCCGGAGCCTATCATAAGTACCTTTTTTATAGATTTATCGAGAGGCATTTTTATTCACCTCCATAAGACCTACAAATCTGTCGAACAAAAATTCCGTGTCGCGCGGGCCGGCACACGCTTCGGGATGGAACTGCACCGAAAACGCGGGCGCGTTCTTATACTCTATGCCCTCGCATGTGCCGTCGTTCGCGTTTATGAAAAGCTCCGACGCAACGGCGGGGTCGATAGATTCTGACACTACGGCGTAGCCGTGGTTCTGGCTAGTTATGTAAACCTTGCCCGTCGTTAGATCCTTCGCGGGCTGATTTGCGCCTCTGTGGCCGTATTTAAGCTTCTCTGTCTTAAAGCCGTATGAAAGCGCCAAAAGCTGATGACCCAAGCATATGCCGAACGTAGGTATGCCAAAGCCGGAGATCTCTTTTAAATTCCTTATTACCTCTTCATTATCGGCGGGGTCGCCCGGTCCGTTTGAAAGCATTAACCCGTCAAGGCTCATATTCTTTACGGTCTCGGGCTTCGTATCGTACGGCAGCACGAAAACGTCGCACCCGCGCGCGTTCAATGAGCGCGCGATGTTCTTTTTCAAGCCGAAATCGAAAAGCCCCACCCTAAAGCGCGCATTCTCCGACTTTATCTCATACGGCTTATCGGTCGATACGCTCTCGACTGATTTTTTTACTCTGTACGCCTTTATCTTCTCCATATCGGCGCGCGCAGGGTCCGACGTTATCATGCCGTTCATAACGCCGCTTTCTCTTATCATTGTAACAAGCGTGCGCGTATCTATTCCCGAAAGTCCCACAACGCCGCGCTCTTTAAAAAAGGTGCCAAGATCGCCCTCCGAACGAAAGTTAGACGGCTCCTCGCACCATTCTTTTACGATATATGCACAGGGCGCGATAACTTCGCCCTCAAAATCAGCGCTTATCACGCCGTAATTCCCAATAAGCGGGAACGTCTGAACAACTATCTGTCCGTGATAGCTCTTATCGGTAAGCGTTTCAAGATAGCCCGTCATGCCGGTGGTAAACACCACCTCGGCTACAACGTCTTTTTCTTTACCGAAGGGTGTGCCTTCAAAGACACACCCGTTTTCCAATACAAGATACGCTTTTTTCATATCTTATTTCGTCTCCTCAAGCTCCTGCTTGTTTATGCCCAGATCGTCAAAACCCACATTATAAAAGCCGGTAAAGCAGCCTACGCAGAAATCGAGCTTGCAGCCGGTGCAGGCCTTTTTCATGCCCTCAAGACTAATATATCCGAGCGAATCAGCGTCTATTTTTTTTCTTATCTCCTCTATGCTCATCTGATTTGCTATAAGCTTGTCCTCCGAGTCAACGTCTGTGCCGAAGTGACATGTATGTCTGAACGGAGGCGAGGAAACACGGAAATGTATCTCTTTTGCGCCGGCGTCGCGAAGGCTCTTTATTATGCGCGCACACGTTGTGCCGCGCACTATAGAGTCGTCAACAAGCACTACGCGCTTACCTTTTACGTTTATCGCAAGCGGATTTAATTTAAGCCTTACGGCCT comes from the Clostridia bacterium genome and includes:
- a CDS encoding WecB/TagA/CpsF family glycosyltransferase — translated: MEKVDILGVKFDNVTMDEAIMEVLRLLKNNETDMIVTPNPEIVQLCVDDPSVMEVINSASLTVADGIGVIYAAKMLGTPLKGRVPGFELATNLLRYIETGEYRLFLLGAAPGIAERAAENIKNKYPRIDICGTNDGYFSDEERIVNKINECEADICFVCLGAPKQEIFIKRHLKDTCAKVMIGLGGSMDIFAGNVKRAPAWMSRMGLEWLYRLVTNPKRMRRMMKIPVFLNNVSREKKRRSLEKAR
- a CDS encoding carbohydrate-binding domain-containing protein; translated protein: MKKHLPVKIMSMILAVVFLLAMLAGCQVSNSDDGSSEKYVNPDVTADVTYTFTNSGVTADSGGGDSIKGTSVIITSPGTYAFTGECSDGYILVTEGSGDVTLILNGLDLTYGEGAPIKAEGSDSNVTITLAEGTQNSVSDTDRSEEKPKSAVNSDGDLTINGTGALTVTGNNKNGIKADGSLTIEDASVTVISTDDGICADSALTINSGNIDITSGGDAIKSSPDAVSDTTPAIITVNGGNITLNAKGDAITSDGEIIVNGGSFNVTTESSGESDSQKAFKSAGTITVNGGDFNINAADDAFHSDTYVYILGGNMTINSADDAFHADTSLIIGTLGGSDDDININIESSLEGLEGGTVYVYSGNIDITASDDGINAAGGDGGSGGDTFNPGGGGGMGPGVMGGRGGHGMHGNMSGDMSSDAFGERPERPSGNTDGDFPGEPPEGFDGNMDGDFPSEPPEGFDGELPDEAFDTASANAGFTVPESNGEDYAVHIYGGNITVNCKGDGIDSNGNIYVYGGTTLVYASEDGGNGAIDYGDVNSSLTVTGGTLLAVGNAQMAQGPGAQSTQQSVTFMLSTNLSSGDDVTITDESGNTVFEFESVKRADHIVFTSEDISSGTYTLYVNGSAVSTCEAN
- a CDS encoding sodium-dependent transporter yields the protein MEKPKKTKGSGNFSGQLGFVLAAAGSAVGVGNLWRFPYLAAKDGGGLFIIVYLVLVLTFGFTLLTSDIAVGRRTKKSSIHAYAEMHPKWKFLGVLTFLVPVIIMTYYAVIGGWITKYFTVYVTGMAEAAAEDGFFVSFITSPVSPVFFALIFMAFTSVIVYNGVEGGIEKVSKFIMPVLLVMIIGITVFVLTISHTDGSGVTRTGLEGLLVYFKPNFDGVTPGRFLQILLDAMSQLFFSLSVSMGIMITYGSYVKPEVNLNKSINQIEVVDTGVALLAGAMLVPAVYVFSGVEGMSVGPSLMFVSLPKVFSSMGAAGPVIGGVFFIMAAFAALTSCISVLEPIVANCMEIFKSTRKKTTLVLTVIYMAASAVIVLGYSIFYFEVKLPNGSTGQLLDIMDYVSNNFMMPFVSLLSCILIGWVVGPQWIIDEVESSGHKFTRKALYRVMIKYVAPIMMFVLFLQSTGVLGLVIK
- a CDS encoding multidrug efflux MFS transporter, with the translated sequence MAEKFKLTKKMFISLVVVIIGSFMSSLSSTIVTPALPSIISTFDITAADAGWLTTVYLLVMGIMVPVTAYLITRFSTKLLFCISMVCFAVGTALAAISPAFWVLIAGRVVQSLGSGILVPLVTTMILWMFPKERRGGAMGTIGLIVGAAPIVGPALSGWMTDMWGWRSIFAAIIPIAVIDIVLALFFLENQTTPRKASLDKLSLLLSTVGFFAVLYAFGSVSNMGWTNPIVIICTIVGVIAVIAMFRRQTRLSEPFLDVRTLKSVPFLIGTILSMIVFAALLFAGVLIPIFLQNVSGYSATQSGLIQVPGAAVMAAMNPISGIILDKKGPRGLSIAGFTFMVIGTIFFVVCTPQTHVALICTMFSLRAVGIAFILMPLTTWGMNSLENKVLAHATAINNTLRQVAGSLGTAVFVTVYSISTQNSMALGPIDAQMHGFHVAFLSSMILMIVGLVLCLIFVKDNRGKKKLPAGERAGALPDADKTALPEGEKS